From Staphylococcus delphini, one genomic window encodes:
- a CDS encoding acyl-CoA dehydrogenase family protein, with translation MTTDKTAVLKQLYPEDILSIAKGLTEGEVALLQQLNDLLENKYRSNINQHWVDATVPEDYFKDIGELHYFTNPLLYQGREKAKTPSQLFQFFMSYTIARFDVSLATLLGVHQGLGHNTFLFGGSPEQVAKYVPKLQSHELRTCFALTEPNHGSDVAGGLETVAERHGDKWVIHGAKKWIGGAHVSDVIPVFAVNKETGKPHCFIITPDQEGVEIDVLQHKIALRIVPNAEIRLNGVSVNEADRLQNITSFKDIAKILYSTRAGVAYMATGALAGTLRATLDYVKQRKQFGKSISQYQLIQEKLAMIQGNLTHAMAMSAQLARMQENGEYDEVATSTAKMMNALRLRESVAMGRGITGGNGILAGEQDIARFFSDAEAIYTYEGTHEMNALVIGRALTGVSAFV, from the coding sequence ATGACTACAGACAAAACAGCAGTATTAAAACAATTATATCCTGAAGATATTTTAAGTATTGCGAAAGGTTTAACAGAGGGCGAAGTGGCCTTGTTACAACAGCTCAATGACTTGTTAGAAAACAAATACCGTTCAAACATCAATCAACATTGGGTCGATGCAACCGTACCAGAAGACTACTTCAAAGATATAGGGGAACTCCATTACTTTACAAACCCCCTCCTCTATCAAGGGCGCGAAAAGGCAAAGACACCGAGTCAATTATTTCAATTTTTCATGTCCTATACGATTGCACGCTTTGACGTCTCATTGGCTACATTGCTCGGCGTCCATCAAGGATTAGGTCACAATACATTTCTATTTGGCGGAAGTCCCGAACAGGTCGCAAAATATGTACCCAAACTCCAGTCACACGAACTGCGCACTTGTTTTGCTTTGACTGAGCCAAATCATGGTTCGGACGTTGCAGGCGGCCTTGAAACAGTAGCCGAACGTCATGGCGATAAATGGGTCATTCATGGCGCGAAAAAATGGATTGGTGGTGCGCATGTGTCCGATGTCATTCCAGTCTTTGCGGTCAACAAAGAGACGGGCAAACCGCATTGCTTTATCATCACACCGGACCAAGAGGGTGTAGAAATTGACGTGCTTCAACATAAAATCGCCTTACGTATCGTTCCTAACGCAGAAATCCGACTCAATGGGGTGAGTGTGAATGAAGCAGATCGGCTCCAAAACATCACGAGCTTTAAAGACATCGCCAAAATTTTATACTCTACACGTGCTGGTGTTGCTTATATGGCAACAGGTGCACTTGCCGGAACGCTACGCGCAACACTCGACTATGTCAAACAACGCAAACAATTCGGAAAGTCCATCAGCCAGTATCAACTGATTCAAGAAAAACTCGCAATGATCCAAGGCAATCTGACACATGCCATGGCAATGAGCGCACAATTAGCACGTATGCAAGAAAATGGTGAATACGATGAAGTAGCAACCTCGACTGCGAAAATGATGAATGCGCTTCGTCTACGTGAATCTGTCGCAATGGGACGTGGGATTACAGGGGGCAACGGCATACTCGCTGGCGAACAAGATATCGCACGCTTTTTCTCAGATGCTGAAGCCATTTATACGTATGAAGGTACGCATGAAATGAATGCCCTCGTGATTGGTCGTGCACTGACAGGCGTCTCTGCATTCGTATAA
- a CDS encoding MFS transporter has protein sequence MQEKLWSKDFIFITLTNFLMYMIHYMLIVTVTVFTINEFHTSESIGGLASGIFIIGMLIGRLASGRIVDAIQPKKVLVYGVIFSIVTVALYFVIQTLALLLIVRFIHGIAFGFSSTATGAISSRIVPEARKGEGIGYYALSVTTASAVGPFLGILFNQSFGFRSIFTLGLGVIILAFILAVALKPLPQVETSMKSTPLKGIGAFIQKDAMPLSFVLAVIGVAYSSVLSFLSVYTETMDLPTAASIFFIVYAISAFVTRPFTGRIFDQYGHNAMMYPVIIIFAIGLVILSSAQGTWLIALSAIFIGIGYGTIVPSGQAIVVQQAPRHQVGLATSTFYIFLDFGAGFGPFLLGYIISMWGFHTLYVAMAILALIALVLYYVVHGRHVAQHSK, from the coding sequence ATGCAAGAAAAACTTTGGTCTAAAGACTTTATTTTCATCACGTTGACCAACTTTTTAATGTACATGATTCACTATATGCTCATTGTAACAGTGACAGTGTTCACAATTAATGAATTCCATACTTCTGAAAGTATCGGCGGTCTTGCATCAGGTATTTTCATTATCGGTATGTTAATAGGACGGCTTGCTTCTGGGCGTATCGTCGATGCAATTCAACCTAAAAAAGTACTCGTTTATGGTGTTATTTTTTCAATTGTCACAGTCGCACTTTATTTTGTCATCCAAACACTCGCCCTATTATTAATAGTGCGTTTTATCCATGGTATCGCATTTGGCTTTTCTTCTACTGCGACAGGTGCCATTTCGTCTCGTATTGTACCGGAAGCACGTAAAGGGGAAGGCATCGGTTACTACGCTTTAAGTGTGACAACCGCTTCTGCTGTGGGACCGTTTTTGGGTATTTTATTCAACCAATCATTCGGTTTCCGCTCGATATTCACACTCGGTTTAGGTGTGATTATACTGGCATTCATACTTGCAGTTGCCTTGAAACCTTTACCTCAAGTAGAAACGTCAATGAAAAGTACACCGCTGAAAGGGATTGGCGCATTTATTCAAAAAGATGCCATGCCCCTCTCTTTCGTCTTAGCTGTGATTGGTGTCGCCTATTCAAGTGTACTCTCATTCTTATCTGTGTATACAGAAACAATGGATTTACCGACAGCGGCCAGCATTTTCTTTATCGTGTACGCCATCAGTGCGTTTGTGACCAGACCTTTCACTGGCAGAATTTTTGACCAATATGGCCACAATGCAATGATGTATCCTGTCATAATTATTTTCGCAATCGGCCTCGTCATATTAAGCAGTGCACAAGGGACGTGGCTCATCGCATTATCGGCTATTTTTATCGGTATTGGTTACGGAACGATTGTGCCGAGTGGTCAAGCTATCGTCGTGCAACAGGCCCCTCGCCATCAAGTCGGCCTTGCGACATCAACATTTTATATTTTCTTAGACTTTGGCGCAGGTTTCGGCCCCTTTTTATTAGGTTATATCATTTCAATGTGGGGGTTCCATACGCTTTACGTTGCCATGGCCATATTAGCACTCATCGCACTCGTACTCTATTATGTCGTACATGGACGTCATGTCGCTCAACACTCAAAATAA
- a CDS encoding CoA-transferase produces the protein MEKCTWTTIPSLIKKGDVVGLAALTVSNLPAALLASLIEHYDQHQEPKHLTMMMANDVSSRGLAIELDDFVARHMVDRVIMSIMTASPRTAQAIKNNELEAYFLPQGVIATHYRQTNAITPGVITKIGLNTHIDPRYQGGRINDKTTSSLVSFLNIDGEDFLHYQLPPLDVALLRGTFADEQGNIYMDEEAHLGESYSLALNAKANGGTVIVQVKAIVDNSQRNPNHVYIPGSLIDYVYVVEDTSYHRQVVQTPYQPTLSGQARIDTIPESPLPFSVRKVMLRRAAQFLNVGDTISIGYGINNELTNLLHEEHVNDLVQPIMDIGIFGGFIGSREHFGMNYNSDVRMRHELTWDYIYNGGVSIALMSFAEVDQHGNVNVSYFGNRMNGCGGFIDISQSVQKLILTGTLIAGAKLSIEGQRLSVVEEGHTQKFVETVSNIDFNASYAKSLHQEVFFVTDRAVFELQDDGLTLIEVAPGLDIEQDIIAQMGFTPQISPHLKQMDASMYQRHWGLLRQRIQSNKTV, from the coding sequence ATGGAAAAGTGTACATGGACAACGATTCCATCACTGATAAAAAAAGGTGATGTGGTAGGTCTGGCGGCGCTGACTGTTTCTAATTTACCGGCAGCACTGCTTGCATCGTTAATTGAACATTATGATCAGCATCAAGAACCAAAACACCTGACGATGATGATGGCAAATGATGTGAGTAGTCGTGGGTTAGCAATTGAATTAGATGACTTCGTTGCACGACACATGGTAGACCGTGTCATCATGAGTATTATGACCGCTTCCCCACGGACAGCACAAGCGATCAAAAACAACGAATTGGAAGCTTATTTTTTGCCACAAGGCGTGATTGCTACACACTACCGTCAAACCAACGCTATCACACCTGGCGTGATTACAAAGATTGGCTTGAACACCCATATCGACCCACGCTATCAAGGGGGGCGCATCAATGATAAGACGACTTCATCACTCGTCTCTTTTCTGAATATTGATGGTGAGGATTTTCTGCATTATCAATTGCCACCGTTAGATGTCGCATTGCTTCGAGGTACATTTGCCGATGAACAAGGGAACATTTATATGGACGAAGAAGCGCATCTCGGTGAAAGTTACAGTTTAGCACTCAATGCAAAGGCCAATGGGGGTACCGTTATCGTACAAGTGAAAGCTATTGTTGATAACAGTCAACGAAATCCGAATCACGTATATATTCCTGGTTCACTTATTGATTACGTTTATGTCGTTGAAGATACTTCCTACCATCGACAAGTCGTCCAAACACCGTACCAACCTACATTGTCTGGACAAGCCCGTATCGATACCATACCCGAATCCCCACTGCCCTTTAGCGTACGAAAAGTGATGTTGCGCCGTGCAGCCCAATTTTTAAACGTTGGGGACACGATCAGCATCGGTTATGGCATCAACAACGAATTGACAAACCTTCTGCATGAGGAACATGTCAATGATCTCGTCCAGCCTATTATGGACATTGGTATTTTTGGAGGTTTTATCGGGAGTCGAGAACATTTCGGGATGAACTACAATTCCGACGTTCGCATGCGGCATGAATTGACATGGGACTATATCTACAACGGGGGTGTTTCCATTGCATTAATGAGTTTTGCGGAAGTCGACCAACATGGCAATGTCAACGTCTCCTACTTCGGCAATCGCATGAATGGTTGTGGTGGCTTTATCGACATTAGTCAATCTGTACAAAAGTTGATTTTGACCGGCACACTCATCGCTGGCGCCAAGCTCAGTATAGAAGGCCAACGCTTATCGGTAGTAGAAGAAGGCCATACACAAAAATTTGTGGAGACGGTCAGTAACATTGATTTCAATGCATCGTACGCCAAGTCATTACATCAAGAAGTCTTTTTCGTGACAGACCGCGCTGTATTCGAACTGCAAGATGACGGCCTCACTTTGATAGAAGTCGCACCAGGACTAGACATCGAACAAGATATTATCGCTCAAATGGGCTTTACACCACAGATTTCACCACATTTAAAACAGATGGATGCCTCGATGTATCAACGACATTGGGGGCTATTACGACAGAGGATTCAGTCAAACAAAACAGTCTAA
- a CDS encoding ABC transporter permease, with amino-acid sequence MIATVFKNYLRPFYTFVLFLLIWQCVIWIGDYQPVLLPGPIQVAQSIGHFIITGEIFVHLSISLYRFIVGFLIAVLLAIPLGILLGRNRMLYQAIEPLLQTIRPISPIAWSPFIVLWFGIGSLPAIFIIFIAAFFPIIFNTIKGVRTIDNHYLKIADNLNLRGWALYRDIIFPGAFKHIMSGIHVAVGTSWIFLVSGEMIGAQSGLGFLIVDSRNMLNLEDVLSAIFFIGLFGFLIDRLISYLERLILKRFGES; translated from the coding sequence ATGATAGCAACCGTATTTAAAAATTATTTACGCCCTTTCTATACTTTCGTCTTGTTCTTATTAATTTGGCAATGTGTGATTTGGATTGGTGATTATCAACCGGTCTTGTTGCCTGGTCCTATTCAAGTCGCACAAAGTATTGGCCATTTCATCATAACCGGGGAAATATTTGTCCATCTGAGTATTAGTTTATATCGCTTTATTGTCGGGTTTTTAATCGCTGTCTTACTCGCCATTCCACTCGGCATTTTGTTAGGGCGCAACCGAATGCTTTATCAAGCGATTGAACCTTTACTACAAACGATTCGACCTATTTCACCGATTGCGTGGTCTCCTTTTATCGTACTCTGGTTCGGGATTGGCAGTTTACCAGCGATTTTCATCATTTTTATCGCTGCTTTCTTTCCTATCATTTTCAACACGATTAAAGGTGTGCGTACGATTGATAATCATTATTTAAAAATTGCCGATAACTTGAACTTACGTGGCTGGGCATTATATCGTGACATTATTTTTCCTGGCGCATTTAAACATATCATGTCAGGCATTCATGTCGCGGTCGGCACAAGTTGGATTTTCTTAGTGTCAGGAGAAATGATCGGCGCACAGTCTGGACTCGGTTTTCTCATTGTCGACTCTCGCAATATGTTGAACTTAGAAGATGTTTTATCCGCCATCTTTTTCATCGGTCTTTTCGGTTTTCTTATTGACCGTCTTATTAGTTATTTGGAACGTCTCATTTTAAAACGCTTTGGAGAATCTTAA
- a CDS encoding 3-hydroxyacyl-CoA dehydrogenase/enoyl-CoA hydratase family protein yields the protein MTIRKVTVLGAGTMGAQLAAVLVNAGLQVKLLDIVLDEQAPNKISKAAYDKITHPKKPLLFDLALASNLSYGNFRDDLAHDDADLYLEAVKEDLDVKHQLWQQVAKTAKPDAYFATNTSGIPIEAIAEAFHTKDRARFFGLHFFNPPRIMKLVELIPNRATKPNIIDDIQNFVQEVLGKGAIVAHDVPGFVANRIGTQTMNDIMYRAEQQGFSITEVDALTGKFIGRPKTGTYALSDLVGLDIAVSVIRGLQQVPEEAPYFHDIQVVNTLYEAGALGRKTKQGFYKKDRKHKQRLVYDPDKQDYVPVTQPELPILSAFTKSLAQNLDVIFNATDKGGQFLWETLRNNFYYAALNVPKATNDFRDIDRALVWGFNWALGPFQLWDLMGFDRVKTRIESELGPLPTWVHQRAHGFYAEGETIAYVTPIEQQLDQILWQRKDSQLAIVNENQLLLKLRSQNNVITAAFNDDLVEAIEMLEHEPYSSMVIYADGPHFSVGANLHAMKKAHETHQINEQIAPAIDQLHTTFNRLKYSKKPIVTAIQGRVLGGGCELVLHSPFVVASSETYIGLVEAGVGLLPSGGGLAEMSDRILQTSHMMNDKHAAMTQLLMTVGLAKVSTHAFEAQRYGFLRPTDTIIFNEARRVEIALQRAQFEANAHYIAPPKRQYIALGQDFLALAQGQLDAQRLGHYISDHDYNIALRIATVLSGGDLPRNTYINQRYIQKLEKVHFLELIQTEKTYDRIAYMLKHGKPLRN from the coding sequence ATGACAATTAGAAAAGTGACTGTCCTCGGCGCAGGGACAATGGGCGCACAACTTGCCGCTGTCCTTGTGAATGCAGGACTTCAAGTGAAATTATTAGATATTGTTTTGGACGAACAGGCACCCAACAAAATATCCAAAGCCGCTTATGATAAGATCACACATCCTAAAAAGCCATTATTATTTGACCTTGCACTCGCATCGAACCTCAGCTATGGCAATTTTAGAGACGACTTAGCTCACGATGATGCGGACCTTTATTTAGAAGCAGTCAAAGAAGACTTAGATGTAAAACATCAATTATGGCAACAAGTAGCAAAAACAGCCAAACCAGACGCATACTTTGCGACGAACACATCGGGCATCCCGATCGAGGCCATTGCCGAAGCCTTTCACACCAAAGATCGCGCACGCTTTTTTGGCTTACATTTCTTCAATCCACCCCGCATCATGAAACTCGTCGAACTCATTCCGAACCGTGCGACGAAGCCAAACATTATCGATGACATTCAAAATTTTGTCCAAGAAGTGCTCGGCAAAGGGGCTATCGTCGCCCATGATGTCCCAGGTTTTGTCGCGAACCGCATCGGCACACAAACGATGAATGATATTATGTATCGGGCAGAACAACAAGGTTTCTCGATTACAGAAGTCGATGCACTCACTGGCAAATTCATCGGGCGCCCCAAAACTGGGACATATGCCCTATCTGATCTTGTCGGCCTAGACATTGCAGTATCCGTCATTCGCGGTTTACAACAAGTCCCTGAAGAAGCGCCATACTTCCATGATATTCAAGTCGTGAACACATTGTATGAAGCAGGCGCACTCGGACGAAAAACAAAACAAGGCTTTTACAAAAAAGATCGTAAGCACAAACAGCGTCTCGTCTATGACCCGGACAAACAAGATTATGTTCCAGTGACGCAACCTGAACTGCCTATTCTTTCAGCTTTCACTAAGTCATTGGCGCAAAATTTAGATGTGATTTTTAATGCCACAGACAAAGGCGGACAATTTTTGTGGGAAACATTACGTAACAATTTTTATTACGCGGCACTCAATGTTCCAAAAGCAACCAACGACTTTCGCGACATTGATCGTGCACTCGTTTGGGGATTCAACTGGGCGTTAGGTCCTTTCCAGCTCTGGGATTTAATGGGGTTTGACCGTGTGAAAACGCGCATCGAATCTGAACTCGGTCCATTACCTACATGGGTTCATCAACGTGCGCATGGATTTTATGCAGAAGGAGAAACAATCGCATACGTTACACCGATCGAACAGCAACTCGACCAAATCCTGTGGCAGCGTAAAGATTCCCAACTTGCCATTGTGAATGAAAACCAACTCTTGTTGAAACTGCGCAGTCAAAATAACGTCATTACAGCTGCTTTTAACGATGACTTGGTCGAAGCAATTGAGATGCTAGAACATGAGCCTTATTCTAGCATGGTCATCTATGCAGACGGCCCCCATTTTAGTGTCGGGGCAAACCTTCATGCAATGAAAAAAGCACATGAAACCCATCAAATCAACGAACAAATTGCACCGGCGATTGATCAATTACACACGACTTTCAATCGACTTAAATACAGCAAGAAACCGATTGTCACAGCCATTCAAGGTCGTGTCCTCGGTGGCGGTTGCGAACTTGTGTTACATTCACCCTTTGTCGTCGCAAGCAGTGAAACATATATCGGACTCGTTGAAGCAGGCGTCGGTTTATTACCAAGTGGTGGCGGCCTTGCAGAAATGAGTGACCGTATTTTACAAACGTCACATATGATGAACGATAAACATGCGGCTATGACCCAATTGCTCATGACAGTGGGCTTAGCAAAAGTATCCACGCATGCCTTTGAAGCACAGCGTTACGGCTTCTTGCGCCCAACAGATACGATCATTTTCAATGAAGCGCGCCGTGTCGAAATTGCTTTACAACGGGCACAATTTGAGGCAAACGCGCATTATATAGCGCCACCAAAAAGACAATATATCGCATTAGGACAAGATTTTCTAGCACTCGCACAAGGGCAACTCGATGCACAACGGCTTGGCCACTACATCAGTGATCATGATTACAACATCGCCCTACGCATTGCGACCGTGTTATCAGGTGGAGACCTTCCACGAAACACTTATATTAATCAACGCTATATTCAAAAACTAGAAAAAGTCCATTTTCTAGAACTCATTCAAACAGAAAAAACATACGACAGAATCGCCTATATGCTGAAACATGGTAAACCATTACGAAACTAA
- a CDS encoding acyl-CoA dehydrogenase family protein, which produces MTTLETLIEQKLDPYLIDIDHGQYYAQDFIAQLFKDGHFSKDDLKQNALVIEKVAYSCLTTAFCLWCQLAFSTYLKQAQQPALHEDLQQQILSGQALGATGLSNPMKSFNALETFNLTHHYEGEQLIVNGKLPAVSNIGASHYFGAISQNTETNELVMFILQANTDGLTLEEKSNFLGVNGSATFSMTFDNVAVPASQIITKDAEQFAATIRPQFVTLQIPIALGAIQSSLDLIDQFSNAQNGINAYLEYDVAHYKKQFDTLREQYYALLDQAQDDLSEHLLEIIQLKKALGYLLLEVNQASMVNGGSRAYSPKAPQARKLKEGFFFAALTPTLRHLGKLEETLQTT; this is translated from the coding sequence ATGACTACGTTAGAAACTTTAATCGAACAAAAACTGGACCCTTACTTAATCGACATTGATCACGGACAATATTACGCACAAGACTTTATCGCACAATTATTTAAAGACGGCCATTTTTCTAAAGATGATCTTAAACAAAATGCCTTGGTGATTGAAAAAGTCGCATACTCATGCTTGACAACAGCCTTTTGTTTATGGTGCCAACTCGCCTTTTCAACATATTTAAAACAAGCGCAACAACCGGCATTACACGAAGATTTACAACAACAAATTTTATCTGGCCAAGCGTTAGGCGCAACAGGCTTGTCTAACCCGATGAAGTCGTTCAATGCATTAGAAACTTTCAACTTAACGCATCATTATGAAGGTGAACAACTGATCGTCAACGGAAAATTGCCAGCAGTGAGCAATATTGGCGCGTCGCATTATTTCGGTGCCATATCACAAAATACAGAGACGAACGAACTCGTAATGTTTATTCTACAAGCGAATACAGATGGCCTCACACTGGAAGAAAAATCCAACTTCTTAGGGGTCAACGGTTCAGCCACTTTCAGCATGACATTCGACAATGTGGCCGTACCAGCATCACAAATCATTACGAAAGATGCCGAACAATTTGCGGCAACGATTCGCCCGCAGTTCGTCACTTTACAAATCCCTATCGCATTAGGTGCCATTCAAAGTTCGCTCGACTTAATCGATCAATTTTCAAACGCACAAAATGGCATTAATGCGTATTTAGAGTATGATGTTGCACATTACAAAAAGCAGTTTGACACGTTACGCGAGCAATATTATGCATTGTTAGATCAAGCGCAAGATGACTTAAGTGAACATTTACTCGAAATCATTCAATTGAAAAAAGCACTCGGCTATTTATTGTTAGAAGTGAACCAAGCGTCAATGGTGAATGGCGGTTCTCGGGCTTATTCGCCAAAAGCGCCACAAGCACGCAAGTTGAAGGAAGGCTTTTTCTTTGCGGCACTCACACCCACATTACGCCATTTAGGCAAACTTGAAGAAACATTACAGACGACGTAA
- a CDS encoding class I adenylate-forming enzyme family protein, producing the protein MNFDWIKTRADFDIEKPAVIDHLKGTSWSYQQLNIRADNMAHYLTQQGIRKGDVVGVLAPNDVALLDLLFACFKMGAVFLPINWRLSPKEIAAIVEDSTLKLLFYAEKHLSSLSEVNPEYLHMDIDSDAYNQIVDPSQHSVFKAIAVESTDLAALIYTSGTTGVPKGVMFSYESFVHNGANIELTYKFNSDYLTIISTPMFHVLGFNDTVLPTLMAGGTLVLQRYFNGEELNDMIAQYHPDFLIMIPTMYYSTLTQKNFNPNDFRAMKYVIQGGSQPLPSIQQAFKKYGINIINGYGLTEAPLVMVNTPDNARHKPMSIGKAVMFVDAKVLDDDKNEVANGEIGELAIRAKNVTPGYWNKPEETAKIFHEQYLLTGDLAKKDEEGDIFIIDRKKELIITGGENVLPSEVENVLAEHPLIDRCVVVGYEHPKYGESIAAAIILREQPDDYVDQLDQHMRGRLAGYKVPRMYLPVTHMPLNSTQKPDKITIAKMMNEKAQQQAAEQ; encoded by the coding sequence ATGAATTTCGATTGGATTAAAACACGTGCAGACTTTGATATTGAGAAACCCGCAGTCATTGATCACCTTAAAGGAACATCATGGTCATACCAGCAACTGAATATCCGTGCAGATAATATGGCACATTATTTAACTCAGCAAGGCATTCGAAAAGGGGATGTCGTCGGTGTACTTGCACCTAACGATGTTGCATTGTTAGATTTACTGTTCGCTTGTTTCAAAATGGGGGCTGTCTTTTTACCGATTAACTGGCGACTCAGCCCAAAAGAAATTGCAGCGATTGTCGAGGATTCCACTTTAAAATTATTATTTTACGCTGAAAAGCATTTAAGTTCGCTGAGTGAAGTCAATCCTGAATACTTGCATATGGACATTGATTCCGATGCATACAACCAGATTGTTGACCCCTCACAACATTCTGTCTTCAAAGCCATTGCTGTAGAGTCCACAGACCTGGCTGCATTGATTTATACAAGTGGTACAACCGGCGTTCCTAAAGGGGTCATGTTTTCCTATGAATCATTCGTGCATAATGGCGCCAATATTGAACTGACTTACAAATTCAACTCAGACTACCTCACAATTATTTCCACGCCGATGTTTCATGTTTTAGGTTTTAACGATACGGTGTTGCCAACGTTAATGGCAGGCGGCACGTTAGTCTTACAACGCTATTTCAATGGCGAAGAACTGAACGACATGATTGCACAATATCACCCAGACTTCCTCATCATGATTCCAACGATGTATTACAGCACATTGACACAAAAAAATTTCAATCCGAATGACTTTAGAGCGATGAAATATGTCATTCAAGGAGGCTCTCAACCGTTACCGAGTATTCAACAAGCCTTCAAAAAATACGGTATTAACATTATTAACGGATACGGCCTCACTGAAGCGCCACTCGTCATGGTTAACACGCCTGACAATGCCCGACATAAGCCGATGAGTATTGGGAAAGCGGTGATGTTTGTCGATGCGAAAGTGCTAGATGATGACAAAAATGAAGTCGCAAACGGTGAAATTGGTGAACTGGCTATTCGTGCCAAAAATGTTACGCCAGGTTATTGGAATAAACCTGAAGAGACCGCCAAAATTTTCCACGAACAGTATTTACTCACTGGTGATTTAGCGAAAAAGGATGAGGAAGGCGACATTTTCATTATCGACCGTAAAAAAGAACTCATCATTACTGGAGGTGAAAACGTCTTACCATCAGAAGTTGAAAATGTACTTGCTGAACATCCACTCATTGATCGCTGTGTCGTCGTTGGTTACGAACATCCGAAATACGGTGAATCCATTGCAGCGGCGATTATTTTACGAGAGCAACCTGACGATTATGTAGACCAACTCGACCAACATATGCGTGGACGATTAGCTGGATACAAAGTGCCACGCATGTATTTGCCGGTCACACATATGCCACTCAATTCAACCCAAAAGCCGGATAAAATAACCATCGCGAAAATGATGAATGAAAAAGCACAACAACAAGCAGCTGAACAATAA
- a CDS encoding thiolase family protein: protein MREAYIVAYGRSAVAKAKNGALFHERPDDVAAEVLKGVLDRVDGTFHPDMVEDVIVGNAFPEGLQGQNIARTIALRAGLSHTVPGQTVNRYCSSGLQTIALAANQIRAGQGDILVAGGVELMSAVPMGGNEPTNNPTLQQQDIGASHPMGLTAENVAETYHVSREDQETYAVESHRRATLAQQNGKFDDEIIPICVKQVTYDQNGPHVHTTLFDTDELVRPETNAETLATLPTVFKADGTVTAGTSAPLSDGVGFVVIMSGEKVKALGVTPIAKFIGFKAVGVDPKLMGIGPAYAIPEVLATTGLTLDDIDLVELNEAFASQTLASMREVGLTPQNTNVNGGAIALGHPLGATGAILTARLLAEMRKRSDVRYGMVTMCIGVGMGAAGIFEKV from the coding sequence ATGCGGGAAGCTTATATTGTCGCTTACGGCCGTTCTGCAGTGGCTAAAGCAAAAAATGGGGCACTCTTTCACGAACGTCCTGATGATGTTGCGGCCGAAGTATTAAAAGGCGTGCTTGACCGTGTCGATGGCACATTTCACCCTGATATGGTAGAAGATGTCATAGTCGGCAATGCCTTTCCTGAAGGGTTACAAGGTCAAAATATAGCACGAACGATTGCCTTACGTGCCGGCTTATCTCATACCGTACCAGGACAAACTGTGAATCGCTACTGCTCATCTGGCTTACAAACCATTGCACTCGCAGCAAATCAAATACGAGCGGGGCAAGGAGACATACTTGTCGCTGGCGGTGTTGAGTTGATGAGTGCTGTACCTATGGGAGGCAACGAACCGACAAACAATCCAACGCTGCAACAACAAGATATCGGAGCCTCACATCCGATGGGACTCACTGCTGAAAATGTCGCTGAAACTTATCATGTCTCACGTGAAGATCAAGAGACATATGCAGTCGAAAGTCACCGCCGTGCAACGTTAGCACAACAAAATGGCAAGTTTGATGATGAAATTATCCCTATTTGTGTTAAACAAGTCACTTATGATCAAAACGGACCACACGTTCATACGACACTTTTTGATACTGATGAACTTGTCAGACCAGAGACAAATGCTGAAACACTTGCAACATTACCCACTGTTTTCAAAGCAGATGGGACAGTCACAGCGGGAACATCCGCCCCGCTTTCAGATGGTGTCGGTTTTGTCGTTATCATGTCAGGTGAAAAAGTTAAAGCACTCGGTGTTACACCGATTGCGAAATTTATCGGATTTAAGGCTGTCGGCGTGGACCCGAAACTGATGGGCATTGGCCCTGCCTATGCTATTCCTGAAGTGTTAGCAACGACAGGCTTAACGTTAGATGATATTGATTTAGTAGAATTGAACGAAGCATTCGCCTCACAGACACTCGCTTCGATGCGAGAAGTTGGGCTTACACCACAAAACACAAATGTGAATGGAGGCGCCATCGCACTCGGTCATCCACTCGGTGCGACTGGTGCGATATTAACCGCACGTTTGTTGGCGGAAATGCGCAAACGCTCAGATGTCCGCTATGGTATGGTGACGATGTGTATCGGTGTGGGCATGGGGGCAGCAGGCATATTTGAAAAGGTCTGA